A region from the Ichthyobacterium seriolicida genome encodes:
- a CDS encoding CPBP family intramembrane glutamic endopeptidase, translating into MKEMYRAILKFVALDFNIKSYLYFLIFMSVTIYLNYRFDFDNSVIMVQPQHIRIVYYFALYSFAYYGILIPKMYLTGKEHKLKRSYFWIKSIFFLVIMSIALGSTFVSFFPRLENHVQNHFIRSLAINIEEFIFYAICFGLFSIIFYKKRWEAYYGLNIKNVNILPYVWMLAIMFPIILLGSIQEDFLNYYPTFRVNTDDGSLGISKTVAFSLYEMCYSISFISTEFMFRGVLVIGLSRALGRDAILPMTATYAFIHFGKPELETISSIFGGYILGILALKSKNILGGCLVHIGIALMMDTFTFIQKW; encoded by the coding sequence ATGAAGGAGATGTATAGGGCCATATTGAAGTTTGTGGCCCTAGATTTTAATATTAAGAGTTATTTATACTTTTTAATATTCATGTCTGTAACCATATATTTAAATTATCGTTTTGATTTCGATAATTCTGTGATAATGGTGCAACCTCAGCATATACGTATAGTATATTATTTTGCTCTTTACTCTTTTGCGTATTACGGAATACTAATACCAAAGATGTATTTAACTGGCAAAGAGCACAAGTTAAAACGGTCTTATTTTTGGATAAAAAGCATTTTCTTTTTGGTCATAATGTCTATAGCTCTAGGATCTACTTTTGTTAGTTTTTTTCCTAGATTAGAAAATCATGTTCAAAATCATTTCATTAGGAGTCTGGCCATAAACATTGAAGAGTTTATATTTTATGCTATTTGTTTTGGTCTTTTTAGCATTATATTCTACAAGAAGAGATGGGAGGCTTATTACGGTCTAAATATCAAAAATGTAAATATCTTACCCTATGTGTGGATGTTGGCCATTATGTTTCCTATCATATTATTAGGATCTATTCAAGAGGATTTCCTCAATTACTATCCAACTTTTAGGGTCAATACAGATGATGGTTCACTTGGAATAAGTAAAACTGTGGCTTTCTCTTTGTATGAGATGTGTTATTCTATAAGTTTCATATCTACAGAGTTTATGTTCAGAGGTGTCTTAGTTATAGGTTTGTCTAGGGCATTAGGCAGAGATGCTATTCTTCCCATGACAGCGACCTATGCTTTTATTCATTTTGGCAAACCCGAATTAGAGACTATAAGTTCAATATTTGGAGGGTATATTTTAGGAATCTTAGCCTTAAAAAGTAAAAATATCTTAGGAGGATGTCTAGTTCATATCGGTATTGCTCTGATGATGGATACATTTACCTTCATACAAAAATGGTGA
- the folE gene encoding GTP cyclohydrolase I FolE, translating to MGENHTHYNYESPLREDAFLLDDSEKILRIEKSFRDIMLTLGLDMNDDSLAGTPKRVAKMFVKELFSGLKPMDNEHSSFDNKYNYGEMLIEKNITLYSTCEHHFLPIVGKAHVGYISNGKVIGLSKINRIVNNFSKRPQVQERLTIQIVREMQKNLKTQNVACIIDAKHLCVNSRGIKDTASSTITAEFGGEFKNKEVKENFLNYIQLGTIFH from the coding sequence ATGGGAGAAAACCACACTCATTATAATTATGAATCACCTTTGAGAGAGGATGCATTTTTACTAGACGATTCGGAAAAAATTCTCAGAATAGAGAAGAGCTTTAGAGATATTATGTTAACTCTAGGTTTAGATATGAACGATGATAGTCTTGCTGGAACTCCTAAAAGAGTTGCTAAGATGTTCGTAAAAGAATTATTTTCTGGGCTAAAACCAATGGATAACGAACACTCATCATTTGATAATAAATACAATTATGGAGAGATGTTAATAGAGAAAAATATCACTCTATATTCCACTTGTGAACATCATTTTCTTCCCATAGTAGGCAAGGCGCATGTAGGTTATATTTCAAACGGAAAAGTTATAGGCCTATCTAAGATAAACAGAATAGTAAATAATTTCTCTAAACGTCCTCAAGTACAGGAGAGATTGACAATTCAGATAGTTAGAGAGATGCAGAAAAACCTGAAAACCCAAAACGTCGCATGTATAATAGACGCCAAGCATTTATGTGTGAATTCAAGAGGGATTAAAGATACTGCAAGTAGTACTATAACTGCTGAATTTGGCGGAGAATTCAAAAATAAAGAGGTTAAAGAAAACTTTTTGAACTACATACAATTAGGAACTATTTTTCACTGA
- the gatA gene encoding Asp-tRNA(Asn)/Glu-tRNA(Gln) amidotransferase subunit GatA → MDKLLDFKQTREAVLSGQLTCLNVVDSFLSIIDQKNRDLNIFIEVFSSEAIERAKEIDEKIKLGKAGSLAGMVLSIKDNICYKDHSLTAASRILQNFKSLFTATVLERLLLEDAIVIGRVNCDEFAMGSANKNSYYGVTRNPIDRTKVVGGSSGGSAASVSAGMCHVSLGSDTGGSVRQPASFCGVVGFKPTYGAFSRHGLIAFASSFDQIGVLANSVDDISFVNEVVSGKDDYDTTCVLDKKKTNTTKSNTPHKKMVYFREVIEAEGLSPIIREKFMTKLDKLRSEGHTVENIDFPYLKYLAPCYYILSTAEASSNLSRFDGIHYGYRSESATNLEDLYIKSRTEGFGDEVKKRILLGTFVLSSSCYDDYYIKGQKVRALIKNYTNEIFDHYDCILSPVSPSTAFDIDRSNVSSTSDYLDDIFTVHANLAGIPAISVPLSEDEKGLPIGIQIMTDNFKDQELLSIAKIIESN, encoded by the coding sequence TTGGATAAACTTTTAGATTTTAAACAGACCAGGGAGGCTGTGCTTTCCGGTCAGCTTACTTGTTTGAATGTTGTAGATTCTTTTTTATCTATAATAGATCAAAAAAATAGAGACCTCAATATATTTATTGAGGTTTTTTCTTCTGAGGCTATTGAGAGAGCAAAGGAGATAGATGAGAAGATAAAGCTAGGAAAAGCGGGCAGTTTAGCAGGTATGGTATTATCTATTAAAGATAATATCTGTTATAAGGATCACAGTTTAACAGCGGCTTCTAGGATTTTACAAAACTTTAAATCACTTTTTACAGCTACGGTACTCGAAAGATTATTACTTGAGGATGCCATCGTTATAGGTAGGGTAAACTGTGATGAGTTTGCCATGGGCTCTGCAAATAAAAACTCTTATTATGGAGTTACCAGGAATCCAATTGATAGGACAAAAGTTGTGGGAGGGTCTTCTGGTGGTTCAGCAGCTTCGGTTTCAGCTGGCATGTGTCATGTGTCTTTGGGCTCAGACACAGGAGGATCTGTGCGTCAACCTGCTTCCTTTTGTGGAGTTGTAGGGTTTAAGCCTACTTATGGAGCTTTTTCTCGTCATGGTCTCATAGCATTTGCTTCTTCTTTTGATCAGATTGGGGTATTAGCTAATTCTGTAGATGATATCTCATTTGTAAATGAAGTAGTTTCAGGTAAAGATGATTACGATACTACTTGCGTTTTGGATAAAAAAAAGACAAATACGACTAAATCTAATACGCCTCATAAAAAGATGGTCTATTTTAGAGAAGTTATAGAGGCTGAAGGTCTATCTCCTATTATTAGGGAAAAGTTTATGACAAAGCTCGATAAATTGAGGTCTGAAGGACATACAGTAGAAAACATAGATTTTCCTTATTTGAAATACTTAGCTCCTTGTTATTATATCCTTTCTACAGCTGAAGCCTCTTCTAATCTATCTCGTTTTGATGGAATTCATTATGGATATAGAAGTGAGTCTGCTACAAACTTAGAGGATTTATATATAAAATCTAGGACAGAGGGTTTTGGAGATGAAGTTAAGAAACGTATACTTTTAGGAACTTTTGTATTGAGTTCAAGTTGTTATGACGATTATTATATCAAGGGTCAGAAGGTAAGGGCCTTAATTAAAAATTATACTAATGAGATATTTGATCATTACGATTGCATTTTATCTCCTGTAAGCCCTTCCACAGCTTTTGATATAGATAGATCTAATGTAAGTTCTACATCGGATTATTTGGATGATATTTTTACAGTACATGCTAATTTAGCTGGGATACCTGCCATATCTGTACCTCTGTCAGAAGATGAAAAGGGTCTGCCTATAGGCATTCAAATTATGACAGATAATTTTAAGGACCAGGAATTATTATCCATTGCTAAAATTATAGAATCTAATTGA
- a CDS encoding valine--tRNA ligase yields the protein MKEISERYQHEQVEDRWYNYWLEKGYFYSIPDSRESYTIVMPPPNITGVLHMGHMLNNTIQDVLIRRARMKGYNACWIPGIDHASIATESKVVKRLKDRGIEKKDLTREEFLEYAWEWKQEHGDIILNQLKKIGVSCDWKRTKFTMDEDISESVCNIFISLHEQGLLYREYRMINWDPQAQTTISDEEVIHIQKKSKLFYIKYRVENTDQYVVIATTRPETILGDTAICINPNDSRYSNLKGKNVIVPITNRPVPVIEDEYVDVDFGTGCLKITPCHDVNDKKIGDKHKLQFINIFNDDATLNENGLHYRGKDRFAVRKEIVEELKSIGLLEKVEDYDNSVGVSERTGCVIEPKISCQWFLKMKTMANVALKSVSDGEISLVPDKYKNTYNHWLKNIRDWNISRQLWWGHQIPVYYYGEGINDYVVAKNIDEALVLAKDKNDSISERDLIRDEDVLDTWFSSWLWPIVVFDGIRNPNNADIEYYYPTRELVTGPDIIFFWVARMIMAGYHWTDKKPFKDVYFTGIVRDKEGKKMSKSLGNSPDPLSLIKEYGADAVRTGLLFCSSVGNDLLFDEKLCLQGRNFANKIWNAFRLIKSWEVSDKVEIDLLGQRVLEWFDVKSNKVLKDLEFSYSRHRISESLMILYKFIWDDFCSYYLELVKPKYGEPIDEVTYSKTVENFEKILKILHPFMPFITEDIWQSLSDRTVREAIIISSEPEIYNTIDDSLLPIFDNMVKVVSSVRNIRKKNNVPNRQELELFVMSKKGRNDFFDGAIIKLCNVRKIESVTNNMEGSNSFIVDSDEYFIPLSQNVDSSSEVESLQSELEYFKGFLSSIEKKMNNDNFVKNAPKNVVDMERKKHSDTVQKINMIEHRLKSLEI from the coding sequence ATGAAAGAAATATCTGAGAGATATCAACATGAACAAGTTGAAGATAGATGGTATAATTACTGGTTAGAGAAGGGGTATTTTTACTCCATTCCAGACAGTAGAGAATCTTATACTATAGTGATGCCTCCTCCTAATATAACTGGGGTTTTACACATGGGACACATGTTGAATAATACCATACAGGATGTCTTAATACGCAGAGCTAGGATGAAGGGTTACAACGCTTGTTGGATCCCTGGTATAGATCACGCTTCTATTGCTACTGAGTCTAAGGTTGTCAAGAGATTAAAGGATAGGGGGATAGAAAAAAAAGATTTAACCAGAGAAGAATTCTTAGAATATGCTTGGGAGTGGAAACAAGAACACGGGGATATCATCTTAAATCAACTCAAGAAAATAGGTGTTTCTTGTGATTGGAAGAGAACTAAATTCACCATGGATGAAGATATTTCAGAATCTGTGTGTAACATATTTATCTCTCTACACGAGCAAGGCTTGTTGTATAGGGAATACCGCATGATAAATTGGGATCCCCAAGCACAAACTACTATTTCTGATGAAGAGGTAATTCACATTCAAAAAAAATCCAAATTATTTTATATAAAGTACAGAGTAGAGAATACGGATCAATATGTAGTTATAGCTACTACTCGTCCTGAAACTATATTAGGAGACACTGCCATATGTATCAATCCAAATGATAGTCGATATTCTAATTTGAAGGGGAAAAATGTAATCGTCCCTATTACAAATAGGCCTGTCCCCGTAATAGAAGATGAATATGTGGATGTAGATTTTGGTACAGGATGTCTCAAGATAACGCCGTGTCATGATGTAAATGATAAGAAAATAGGCGATAAGCACAAATTACAGTTTATAAATATATTCAATGACGACGCCACTCTCAATGAAAATGGTTTGCACTATAGAGGTAAAGATAGGTTTGCAGTAAGAAAAGAAATAGTAGAAGAGTTAAAGAGTATAGGCCTTTTAGAAAAGGTAGAAGATTACGATAATAGTGTTGGGGTATCTGAAAGAACGGGTTGTGTAATAGAGCCGAAGATATCTTGTCAGTGGTTTTTGAAGATGAAAACTATGGCAAATGTAGCGCTTAAATCTGTATCGGATGGCGAGATTTCACTAGTTCCAGACAAGTATAAAAATACCTATAATCATTGGTTAAAAAATATAAGGGATTGGAATATATCTAGGCAATTGTGGTGGGGACATCAAATTCCAGTTTACTACTATGGCGAGGGGATAAACGATTATGTAGTAGCTAAAAATATAGATGAAGCTTTAGTCTTGGCTAAAGATAAGAATGACTCTATTTCGGAGAGGGATTTAATACGAGATGAAGATGTGTTGGACACTTGGTTTTCATCTTGGTTGTGGCCAATAGTTGTATTTGATGGGATAAGGAATCCTAATAATGCGGATATAGAGTATTACTATCCGACGCGAGAATTGGTTACAGGTCCTGATATAATATTTTTTTGGGTTGCTAGGATGATCATGGCAGGGTATCACTGGACTGATAAAAAGCCTTTTAAAGATGTCTATTTCACTGGAATAGTTAGAGATAAGGAGGGCAAAAAGATGTCTAAATCTCTAGGTAATTCTCCAGACCCTTTGTCTTTGATAAAGGAGTACGGTGCAGATGCTGTTAGAACGGGTCTGTTGTTTTGTTCATCGGTTGGCAACGATTTATTATTCGACGAAAAATTGTGTTTGCAGGGCAGAAATTTCGCTAATAAAATATGGAATGCCTTCAGGTTGATTAAGAGTTGGGAGGTTTCAGATAAAGTTGAGATAGATTTATTAGGCCAAAGGGTATTAGAGTGGTTTGATGTCAAATCGAATAAGGTCTTAAAAGACTTAGAGTTTTCTTATAGTAGGCATAGAATTTCAGAATCATTGATGATTTTGTATAAGTTTATTTGGGATGATTTTTGTTCTTACTATTTAGAGCTGGTAAAACCTAAATATGGGGAGCCTATAGATGAGGTTACTTATTCTAAAACGGTAGAAAATTTCGAAAAAATATTGAAGATATTGCATCCTTTTATGCCTTTTATCACAGAGGATATTTGGCAATCATTATCTGATAGGACCGTTCGAGAGGCTATTATTATTTCAAGTGAGCCGGAGATATATAATACTATTGATGATTCTTTATTGCCAATATTTGACAATATGGTAAAGGTTGTAAGTTCTGTGAGAAATATTAGGAAGAAAAACAATGTTCCTAATAGGCAAGAATTAGAATTATTTGTCATGTCTAAAAAAGGTAGAAATGATTTTTTCGATGGTGCTATAATTAAGTTGTGTAATGTTAGAAAAATAGAATCTGTAACTAATAATATGGAAGGATCTAATTCTTTTATAGTAGATTCTGATGAATATTTTATACCCTTATCTCAAAACGTAGATTCCTCATCTGAGGTAGAGTCATTACAGAGTGAATTAGAGTATTTTAAAGGTTTTTTATCTTCTATAGAGAAAAAAATGAATAATGATAATTTCGTTAAAAATGCTCCTAAAAACGTTGTTGATATGGAAAGGAAAAAGCACAGTGATACTGTACAGAAGATAAATATGATAGAACATAGGTTAAAAAGCCTCGAGATTTAA
- a CDS encoding TlpA family protein disulfide reductase, translating to MKKIVKLWIFAPIMLLLFSLTLGYLTCDNDNDNKTSEVPVYGNNGLDKGSKSPKFFDYENYNGKKTSLDHFKGKIVYVDIWATWCRPCINEIPYLMELEEKYRGKGIEFVSISVDEGEKGYKDWKKMVADKEMSGIQLIADNGWRSNFVSEYKVRGIPHFILIDSEGKIIDANAPRPSSKSIFTLLDGLIKK from the coding sequence ATGAAAAAGATAGTTAAACTATGGATATTTGCGCCCATTATGTTGTTGTTGTTTTCTCTGACATTGGGTTATTTAACGTGTGATAATGATAATGATAATAAAACGTCTGAAGTACCAGTTTATGGCAATAATGGTTTAGATAAGGGTAGTAAATCTCCTAAATTTTTTGATTACGAAAATTATAATGGAAAAAAAACATCTTTAGATCATTTCAAAGGTAAAATAGTATACGTAGATATATGGGCAACTTGGTGTAGGCCTTGTATAAATGAGATTCCATATTTAATGGAATTGGAAGAGAAATACAGAGGGAAAGGTATAGAATTTGTAAGTATCTCTGTAGATGAAGGTGAAAAAGGATATAAAGATTGGAAAAAAATGGTCGCAGATAAAGAGATGTCAGGAATACAATTAATAGCAGATAACGGCTGGAGATCTAATTTTGTCTCTGAGTATAAAGTTAGAGGTATTCCGCATTTTATTTTGATTGATTCTGAAGGAAAGATAATTGACGCTAATGCTCCAAGACCTTCGAGTAAATCGATATTTACATTGTTAGATGGTTTAATAAAAAAATAA
- a CDS encoding tetratricopeptide repeat protein yields MKIFSCLKTVALLKLLPVVLLLFSCNASKALFEKGQKLEQAGMHQEAVELYLKSLKEDNYNIDARIALKKTGLKAIAQHSKRIKDYYSEYDYKNVVNTSKTAKKLIEKSNEYKVNLEIDEETLGIIEYSNEKYIDKLFKEAQQLLIDKQFTLAEDLYKEILSVDENNAEATEKLNFSKKEPIYLSALEFLEKNKNKKAYYLFEEIGNYRDASKLKELAKKRATFKIFLASVNTMSGDVSWNREAKFLIEKKLSLVKDPFVNFLLGDSQLVFSEGYSDEYRKKALKLDASAILFLTIESNDHIGSHHKQTKKGWEEYKYEKKNPDTGRKEIHTGYDKIYYVEHSQENRVNLKIKIRMESVEKKQIIFSDYIDGSREDRVNYIEYEGNKGSLRTGYWKHLNSHSDSDVVRDSFLDRIHVSSLLNARKEITSAEDMKRDIINSILDNLSKKIVSFDPEENSL; encoded by the coding sequence ATGAAAATATTTAGCTGTTTGAAAACAGTGGCTCTTCTAAAATTATTACCAGTTGTTCTATTGCTGTTTTCCTGCAATGCATCCAAAGCTCTTTTTGAAAAAGGACAAAAGTTAGAACAGGCTGGAATGCACCAAGAGGCTGTTGAACTGTACCTGAAGTCCTTAAAAGAAGATAACTATAATATAGACGCTCGTATTGCACTAAAAAAAACTGGATTAAAAGCCATTGCGCAGCATTCTAAAAGGATAAAAGACTACTACTCTGAATACGATTATAAAAATGTTGTCAACACTTCCAAAACGGCTAAAAAACTCATAGAAAAATCTAATGAATACAAAGTTAATCTAGAAATAGATGAAGAGACTTTAGGAATAATAGAATATTCTAACGAAAAGTATATAGATAAGTTATTCAAGGAAGCCCAACAGTTACTAATAGACAAACAGTTTACTCTAGCAGAGGATTTATACAAAGAGATATTGAGCGTGGATGAAAATAACGCTGAGGCTACTGAAAAACTAAATTTTTCTAAAAAAGAGCCAATATATCTATCAGCCTTAGAATTTCTAGAAAAGAACAAAAACAAAAAAGCTTATTACCTATTCGAGGAGATAGGCAATTACAGAGATGCTTCCAAATTAAAAGAATTAGCTAAAAAAAGAGCGACTTTCAAGATATTTTTAGCCTCGGTCAACACAATGAGTGGAGATGTATCTTGGAATAGAGAAGCCAAGTTTTTGATAGAAAAAAAATTATCTCTTGTAAAAGACCCTTTTGTTAATTTTTTATTGGGAGATTCGCAATTAGTTTTTTCAGAGGGATACTCTGATGAATACAGAAAAAAAGCTTTAAAACTCGATGCTAGTGCGATCCTTTTTTTAACAATAGAATCAAATGATCATATAGGCAGTCACCATAAACAAACAAAAAAGGGATGGGAAGAGTACAAGTATGAAAAGAAAAATCCCGATACGGGGAGAAAAGAAATCCATACTGGATATGATAAAATATATTACGTAGAACACTCACAGGAAAACAGAGTTAATTTGAAGATAAAAATCAGAATGGAATCGGTTGAAAAAAAACAGATAATATTTTCTGATTATATAGATGGATCTAGAGAAGATAGGGTAAACTACATAGAATACGAAGGCAATAAAGGATCACTTAGAACAGGATATTGGAAACATTTGAATAGCCATAGCGATTCAGATGTGGTAAGAGATTCGTTTTTAGATAGAATTCACGTATCATCTTTGTTAAACGCCAGAAAAGAAATAACCTCTGCAGAGGACATGAAGAGAGATATAATAAATAGTATTTTAGATAATTTATCTAAAAAAATTGTAAGTTTCGACCCCGAAGAAAACTCTTTGTAA
- the tatA gene encoding twin-arginine translocase TatA/TatE family subunit produces MEMVILGVFGPWQAALVLLAVLLLFGGRKIPELMRGIGGGIREFKKSTKEDSLLDEKDKGDK; encoded by the coding sequence ATGGAGATGGTTATCTTAGGTGTATTTGGTCCTTGGCAGGCTGCTCTTGTGTTGCTTGCTGTTCTTCTTTTGTTTGGAGGTAGAAAGATACCCGAATTGATGAGAGGTATTGGTGGAGGCATCAGAGAATTTAAGAAATCCACTAAGGAAGATTCTCTCTTAGATGAGAAAGACAAGGGCGATAAATAA
- a CDS encoding DUF2147 domain-containing protein: MKLYFKIKLVMVLLLSANCAFSQSIEGKWRTVDDETGKDKSIVELYMKQDGKIYGKIVELLNREKGDENPVCDKCPGSLKNQPVVGMEIVKEMEYDDGEYEDGSILDPGNGKFYDCKMWMDASNYDVLYVRGYIFLFFRTQKWYRVKENI; encoded by the coding sequence ATGAAATTGTACTTCAAGATCAAATTAGTAATGGTATTGTTATTATCTGCTAATTGTGCTTTTTCTCAAAGTATAGAAGGTAAATGGAGAACTGTAGATGATGAGACTGGAAAGGATAAGTCTATAGTTGAACTTTACATGAAGCAAGATGGTAAAATATACGGAAAGATAGTAGAGTTGTTAAATAGAGAGAAGGGCGATGAAAATCCTGTTTGTGATAAATGTCCTGGATCTTTGAAAAATCAGCCTGTAGTAGGCATGGAAATTGTTAAAGAAATGGAATACGATGATGGAGAGTACGAAGATGGATCTATTTTAGATCCAGGTAATGGAAAGTTTTATGATTGCAAAATGTGGATGGATGCAAGTAATTATGATGTATTGTATGTCAGGGGTTATATATTCCTGTTTTTTCGTACTCAGAAGTGGTATAGGGTAAAAGAAAACATCTAA
- the cysS gene encoding cysteine--tRNA ligase, with amino-acid sequence MKGELKIYNSITKNKEIFSPINNESVGMYVCGPTVYNFVHLGNCRTFVFFDIVYRYLIHLGYKVRYVRNITDVGHLEDDTEDSEDKLLKKARLENLEPREIAQKYTYYFHMILLRLNTLPPNIEPTATGHIAEQIEMIEDIINDGFAYISNGSVYFDVVKYNEKYSYGKLSRRDIEKLIHNSRELKGQSEKKNSQDFALWKKASKNHIMRWKSPWGEGFPGWHIECSAMSKTYLGDSFDIHGGGMDLKFPHHDCEIAQSNIANRSEPGKYWMHTNMLTLNGDKMSKSKGNVLLPSDLFSGENSIFKKGFSPSAVKLFMLQAHYRSTLDISEEALEAAEKGYIKLMKALSVLDRLAPSEESTFDVKKWVDSCYEAINDDFNTSVLIANLFNLTKIINRLELKTESISKEDLTLLSEKIRVFIFEILGLEQSVSYEKDRLKEVLNILIEVRNNARKNRDWKLSDQIRDKLNDIGISLKDGENQTDFPEL; translated from the coding sequence ATGAAAGGAGAACTAAAAATATATAATTCGATTACTAAGAACAAGGAGATATTTTCACCTATAAATAATGAAAGTGTGGGAATGTATGTATGCGGTCCTACTGTTTACAATTTTGTTCATCTAGGGAATTGTAGAACTTTTGTGTTTTTTGACATAGTGTATAGATATCTGATTCATCTTGGATATAAAGTGAGATATGTCAGAAATATAACGGATGTAGGTCATTTGGAAGATGATACTGAAGATAGTGAAGACAAGCTATTAAAAAAAGCTCGTTTAGAAAATCTAGAACCTAGAGAGATAGCTCAGAAGTACACCTATTATTTCCATATGATACTCTTACGTTTAAACACTTTGCCTCCTAATATAGAACCTACCGCTACGGGACACATTGCGGAACAGATCGAGATGATAGAAGACATTATCAACGATGGATTCGCATATATATCAAATGGGTCTGTATATTTCGATGTGGTCAAGTACAACGAAAAGTATTCATATGGAAAGCTTAGCCGTAGAGATATAGAAAAGCTGATACATAATTCTAGAGAGCTAAAAGGACAATCTGAAAAAAAGAATTCACAAGATTTTGCCCTTTGGAAAAAAGCCTCTAAAAATCATATTATGCGTTGGAAATCCCCTTGGGGAGAAGGTTTTCCAGGATGGCACATAGAGTGTTCTGCTATGTCTAAAACCTATTTGGGAGATAGTTTCGATATTCACGGGGGAGGTATGGATTTAAAATTTCCTCATCACGACTGTGAAATAGCTCAGTCTAACATAGCTAATAGATCAGAACCTGGAAAATATTGGATGCATACTAATATGTTAACCCTAAATGGAGATAAAATGAGTAAATCTAAGGGTAATGTCTTATTGCCTTCAGATCTCTTTTCTGGTGAAAACTCAATATTTAAAAAGGGATTCTCACCTTCAGCAGTAAAATTATTTATGTTACAAGCCCATTATAGAAGCACATTAGATATATCCGAAGAGGCTTTAGAAGCAGCTGAAAAAGGATATATCAAACTCATGAAGGCTCTATCTGTTTTAGATAGGCTAGCTCCTAGTGAGGAGTCTACTTTCGACGTCAAAAAATGGGTTGACAGCTGTTATGAGGCTATAAATGACGATTTCAACACTTCAGTTTTAATAGCAAATCTCTTTAATCTGACCAAAATAATAAACCGATTAGAACTGAAAACAGAATCAATTTCAAAAGAGGATTTGACACTTTTATCTGAAAAGATTAGAGTATTTATCTTTGAGATTCTAGGCTTAGAGCAATCTGTTTCATACGAAAAAGACAGGTTAAAAGAAGTTTTAAATATTCTAATAGAAGTACGAAATAATGCTAGGAAGAATAGGGATTGGAAATTATCAGATCAGATAAGAGATAAATTGAATGATATAGGGATATCCTTAAAAGATGGAGAAAATCAAACAGATTTTCCAGAATTATAA
- a CDS encoding TlpA family protein disulfide reductase: protein MKLYFKIKLVMVLLLSADCAFSESIEGKWGTPDHETGLGYLMYDNDKTSEVPVYGNNGLDKGNKSPKFFDYENYNGEKTSLDDFKGKIVYIDIWATWCRPCVNEIPYLMELEEKYRGKGIEFVSISVDEGEKGNKNWKKMVGDKEMSGVQLIADNARKSNFVSEYKVKSIPHFILIDSEGNIIDANAPRPSSKSIFTLLDGLIKK, encoded by the coding sequence ATGAAATTGTACTTCAAGATCAAATTAGTAATGGTATTGTTATTATCTGCTGATTGTGCTTTTTCTGAAAGCATAGAAGGTAAATGGGGAACTCCAGATCACGAGACTGGGTTGGGTTATTTAATGTATGATAATGATAAAACGTCTGAAGTGCCAGTTTATGGCAATAATGGTTTAGATAAGGGGAATAAATCTCCTAAATTTTTTGATTACGAAAATTACAATGGAGAAAAAACATCTTTAGATGATTTCAAAGGTAAAATAGTATACATAGATATATGGGCAACTTGGTGTAGGCCTTGTGTAAATGAAATTCCATATTTAATGGAATTGGAAGAGAAATACAGAGGGAAAGGTATAGAATTTGTAAGTATCTCTGTAGATGAAGGTGAAAAAGGAAATAAAAATTGGAAAAAAATGGTCGGAGATAAAGAGATGTCAGGAGTACAACTAATAGCAGATAACGCCCGAAAATCTAATTTTGTTTCTGAATATAAAGTTAAAAGTATTCCCCATTTTATTTTGATCGATTCTGAAGGAAATATAATTGACGCTAATGCTCCAAGACCTTCGAGTAAATCGATATTTACATTGTTAGATGGTTTAATAAAAAAATAA